One part of the Bdellovibrio sp. KM01 genome encodes these proteins:
- a CDS encoding diacylglycerol/polyprenol kinase family protein gives MITEGFFNLVDLKKRSDIHYARKIWHMTAVFAMFLAYVYLPKEVSGTLLVVAWLLFVPFDFLRHRYAVLNDFAVHAFKPIMRQSEVKKLAGTTFLLSGVLIVYAIFPRPIVALTLLFLAFADPIASYFGILYGKDKIFGHKSIQGFMAAFFVCAALTLSFLLYHNYLTDRVIVVSLLAGLVGAFAELIPIGKLDDNLTLPLMSAVGLSILFYFFGFFA, from the coding sequence ATGATTACAGAAGGATTCTTTAACTTGGTCGATCTTAAGAAGCGCTCGGACATTCATTATGCTCGAAAAATTTGGCATATGACGGCAGTCTTTGCCATGTTCTTGGCGTACGTCTATCTTCCTAAGGAAGTATCGGGCACGTTGTTGGTTGTCGCTTGGCTTTTGTTCGTTCCCTTTGATTTTTTGCGCCACCGCTACGCAGTCTTAAATGACTTCGCAGTTCACGCCTTCAAACCCATCATGCGCCAAAGCGAAGTTAAAAAGCTCGCTGGAACAACGTTTTTGTTGTCAGGTGTTCTGATTGTTTACGCTATTTTTCCGCGTCCAATCGTTGCTTTAACATTGTTGTTCTTGGCTTTCGCGGATCCTATCGCCAGCTATTTCGGAATTCTATACGGTAAAGACAAAATTTTCGGTCATAAATCCATCCAAGGTTTCATGGCTGCATTCTTTGTTTGTGCCGCACTGACTTTGTCTTTCTTGTTATATCACAACTATCTAACGGATCGCGTGATCGTGGTAAGCTTGCTTGCCGGTCTTGTGGGCGCATTTGCAGAGTTGATTCCAATCGGAAAATTGGATGACAACCTGACGTTGCCGTTGATGAGTGCCGTTGGACTGTCTATCCTCTTTTATTTCTTTGGATTTTTCGCTTAA